CGTGACCGGCATTTGCTGAAGATTCGGCGCAGTGATGGTCACTCCGCTTTCCGCCAGCCGTTTTTGTAAAATCGGCGCGGCTTCACGCAGCAATTGCAAATCTGCCTGCTGCTGTTCAAGCGAGGCGAGCGGGATCAGTCGATAACTGTCGATAAGCTGGCTCTTTTGCGCGCCAGCCAGAACAGGGGCCAGTTTTTCGAGGCGTTGTAGCGTTTGTTCAGCCGTGTCGCCGTAAACGACAAACCATTTTTGATCCATCCCCTGCCCGGTTAGCGCGGTAATCGCCTGCTCCTCACGAACCAGATCCTGGGGTAATGCCTGAAAACTAGCGATGTCATCATTCACTTTTAATGATGCAATCCCCACGAGGCTGATGACCAACAATGCCAACGGTATACCAAAGCGCACCGCTTTATTGTTTTGCCACGCATTCAACCAACCTTTAAGCAACGTGCTACAAGGTACCGGTCTGACGGGCAGACCGCGCACTGCGAACGGATACCAGCACACCACCGTGAGACAGGACGCGATCAACCCACTGGCGGCAAACACCGCGAGCTGGCGAATGCCAGGGAATGGCGCGAAGATCATGATCAGATAGGCGATGGCTGTGGTCGCTAATGCCAGCAACAAGGCGGGCAGCACTTTGCGTAAACTGGCGATGGGCGAGTTTTGCGCGCCATGCACCATGCGCTCGGTGAGATAATAGAGCGTGTAATCCGCCGAAACACCCACGATGCTCATACTCATCACCAGCGTCATCAGATGCAGTTCGCCAAAACACAACAACGTTATTGCCGTTCCTGCCAGCGCGCCGATGGCGACTGACGTGGCACATAACAGTAATGGCCGCACCGAACGAAACACCAGTAGTACCAGCAGCAACACGCCAATGACCGTTGCAAGCCCCAGCGTGGAGACATCATGTTTTGCCTGCTGGCTGGCATAATCGCTGTAGAACAAGGTGCCGCGCGACATCACCTGCGCCTGCGGGAATTGCTGTTTCAGGTTTTGTTCTAAAGCCCGCAGTTGCTCGACTGCCGCGCGCCCTTGCTGCATATCAAATGAGGAGCCTGTTAGTTCCCCGTGCAGCAAATACCAGTAGCGCCCCTGTTTATCCCGCGCCACCAGCCAGCCGTTTTGCAACCGCATTTGACTGGCGGTTTGTTGCAGTGCCAGTTGCGATCCACGTACCAGCATCAAGGGATCGTGGGCTAACTCTTTCCCACTGACGCCAGAAAACGCCGAGTAGAGTTGCGATAACACCCACTGCGCCTGGGCTTCACCGCCGTTTTGCAAACGGCTGCGGGTCTGGTTATCCACCAGACCATTACGGTTTTCGAAGTAAAACTTCCCCCACTCCTGCTGGCTGCTGGCATCCATCGGCCCCTGGACATCTTGCAGGAACGGCTGCTGTTGCAGTTGTGATTGCCACCACTGCGCCGCAGCGGTATCCGGCGTATTACCCGGGCTGACCATCCACATCATCTGCCTGTCGAGACGTTGCAGAAAACCGTTCTCTATTTGCGGAGGGACGTTCCCCAGGCTGCTGGCCGGAAGCAACGACAATACGCTGCTGTCGAGTCGCGCCCTGGGGAGCAAAGTTGCGAGCAACACCACAAGCAGAGTGACTATCGCAAGCCAGCCCCATGCCAGGCGACGATGCACGTCAGAAAGCGAAGCGCTGCTGCTCTTCATGAGTCAATTTTCGTGGGTCCAGTCGGTGATTACTAAAGGAGATCTCAGTGAAATCGCCCTGCAAATCGTTCAGTTCGATGCGATTAAGCACCTTATCGCCCTGCAGCGTGATAGTGCTAAACAGTTTATCGAGCGGCGTGGTGGTCGGCGTTAATACCAGTTGCCATTTGCCGTTGCCCTGGTCGGTAAAGACATGAGAGAAGTTTTCATCGAGTACTTTCCGGTCAGCCTGGAATAACGCCCGTAACAAATGGTTGAACTGGAACATTTGTGGGTTGCTGTCTGCGGTGATGATTTGCGGAGCCTGGCTGCCCATCACCTGGACCATATGGCTGTCATCCAGTACCAGCGTCATTGGGAAGGGATGCTGTTGCTGCCACCACAAGCCTTTGCTTTTCGCGATAAGCACTTCGCCACTGGAATGCAGCGGTTGCGCCATTCCGCTAATTTGCCGTTCTTGTTGGAATTTAGCCCGCACGATGGGCTGCGACGCAAAACTGCGTTGCACGTCATCGAGGGTTATTGCGCTCGCCGTATAGCTGATAAACAGCAAGGCCATTAAAAGAATCTTATTCATTACTCAAGCCCATGCGTTCAAAAAGGATTGGAGGGGAAACAAAACACAGTTCGCCACTGGTTGCCGAAACAGCAACCTGAATGGTGTAACCGGTGGTGGTGCGTTTACCATTTTGCGCATCAATAATTTCATAGCCGATTTTCAGGCGGTTTTCGTACTCCAGTATCGTGGCCCGAACCAGAATCTGTTGTTCAAACTTCACCACATCGCGGTATTTCACGCGGGTGTCGACCACCGGCCAAACGTAACCGGACTCTTGCATCGCACGGTATCCATAATCAAACTGGCCGAGCAATGCCTCGCGCGCCACTTCAAAGTAACGGAAATAGTTACCGTGCCACACCACGCCCATCGCATCGACATCATGGAAGGGAACTTTGATGCTGACCTCAACGGAAAAACGTGGGTCATTTAACATCCGGACTCCTTTTCTGGCGGTAACTGCCAGAAATCATAAAAATTAAACCAATCGAGCGGCGAACGCAGTGCGTACACTTCCAGACGCTGCGCGTATTGATCAATGATCGCTTGTAGTGCCTGTGACCGGGTAGCTCGCGGCAGCAGCAGCGGGTCGGCAAAGTTTTCGGCGTGAATACGCAGTTTGCCCTGCTCACGCAATACCATCATTAAAATGACTGGGCATCGTAATGCAGCAGCCAGGATAAACGGGCCTTGTGGAAACGGCGCTGGGCTGCCCATAAACGTACTCCAACAAACACGCCTCTCCCCGCCGCGCTGAGAATTAACTGCAATCCGATCACCGACAATGGCCACCCATTCACCGGCATCCAGCTTGTCTTGTAACAGCATCGCCGTCTGCGGCCCGATATGGCTTACGGGAAGTAAGTTCACCGCCGCCTGCGGAGCAATTTCTTCGATAATCTGGCGAAAACGTTGTGCGTGGTCAGTGAATACCAGCGCATTAATAATAAGCCCGGCTTCAACTTGCGCCAGCGCGCGGCTGGCTTCGATGTCACCGAGGTGAGCGGCAAGAATTAGCTTCCCCTGCCCTGCTTGCGGCTGCAAAACTTCACGGCTGCCGGGCGCAAATTCAATGTCGCGCCCCCAGACAATATCGCCCCGCCAGGCAGCGATTTTATTGAGCATCGCATCGCCAAAACGTAAGAAATGGCGATAGCTGTTTAGCCCTTTTGGCAACGTCATGTGCTGACGTTCCGCCTGTAACCTGACACGCTCCAGCCACTGCTGAGAAGCTTTGCGCTGCGTGCTTCCTGTCACCCACATCCACGCCACCACCGGATAGAGCAAGACGTTGAATGCACGACGCCCTAAACGCTGGTAAATGTTGAGCATCAGACGCATACCCGCCAGCCCTTTACGTTCGGGGATTTGCGCCCAATGCGTGCGTTGGCGACGACGAGCGAGGAGTGCAGGAATGCGGGGTAACATGCCAAAAAACAGTCGGGTGTGCATCCAGGAGATACGCAGGTTGTCATGCAGCGCATCAAAATGCGACACGCCATCTTGCGGATAAATCACACGGGTAGGCAAAAATCGACTGTCGGTTCCCGCCCAATACAGCCGCACCATGATTTCCGTGTCGAAATCCATTCGTTTGCCGGGGGGATGTTTCGCGATAGCCGCAAGCGTTGCCGCCAGCGGATAGACACGGAATCCGCACATGCTGTCTTTCAATGACAACGAAAGCGTTTCAATCCATACCCAAACATGCGTGACATAACGCCCATATAAACGCGCTTTGGGGACGGATTCGTCGTACTCCGGCATGCCGGAAATCAGGCTTTCGGGATAAGCCTGTGCCTCAGCTAAAAAACGCGGCACATCTTCAATGCAGTGCTGCCCGTCGGCATCAAGCTGTAATGCGTGGCTAAAACCTGTCTGTGCCGCCGCTTTCAGCCCGGTCACCACGGCTTCCCCTTTTCCCTGGTTCTTTTCCAGTTGGATAAGCGTGACGCCGGTTAATTGCGCCAGTTGCTGTTTGGTGGCCGACTCGCTACCGTCATCAACAATAATGCACGGCAGACCAAACGGTTGCAGGCGTGCCAATACCGCTGCCATCGTCGCGCCATGGTTATAGCATGGGATCACAACACAAGGACGAAAAGCCGTGGCCGTTACGGACGCCGACGTTACGGACTCCTCCGTTACAGACATAGTTTGATCTTCCCGCTGCTGGCCGGAACGCCACCTTGTTCAGTCAACAAGGTGTAGGAAAAACTGAGCACGCTGCGTGCCGCATCCCATTGCAGATTCAGTTCCAGTTCAGTTTGCGGAACAATCGGACACTGGAATTTCACATTATCAATCGAACTAAAGCGCATTTCAGGCGCGAGCTCTGCACCGTAAGCCATCACCCAATCAAGTTGTGCGACGCCCGGTAATATCGGTTGCGTGGGGAAATGCCCCGCGAACCAGCCTAATGTTGCCGGAACCGCGAGTCTCAAACACAATTTGCCCACTTCAGGTTGCGAACGCTGTAACTCAACGGGTTTCATCAAATAACTCCTGTAATTGCGCCCACGCACGCTTGCTCTGGCTATTGAGCGGAATACGCTCGACGACGCGCCAAAAACGTGGAATGGCGAGTGGCTCAAGCCAGGCACTGAGCGCTTCTCGCCATTGTTGCTTGCTGGTGGCATCCGCTTTGGGGGCGACCACCACGGCGCCGAGGGCGATGCGCTTGCCCCGTGTAACAGGGACCACGGCCGCATCTTCAATCCCCGGTAATGCCATCAATCGACGTTCAATTTCACTCAGTGAGATCCGTTTTTCTTCGATTTTAACAATGCGATCGCGTCGCCCGATTAAACGAAAACGCCTTTGCGCGGTAAATTCGAGAATATCATCAAGCTGGACGTGGCCTTGATGAATCAACGGTGATGCAACGCGCCAGCCATCGCCCTGCGGGGTAAATTGCACCGCCGGGAAGGCTTGCCATTCCGGATCGGGCTTATCATGTTCACGCCACGCCAGCACGCCCGTTTCGGTGGTGCCGTAAATTTCTGATACGGGCGTTTTAAGCCAGGCGAGCGCCTGCTGTGCCGTGTCGTCATCGAGTTTTCCGGCGGCGGATATCACTCGTTTGAAGACCGGGGCGGCGAGATTAATATCAAGCCGTTTTAAAAATGCCGGGCTACTGATAAACAGCAATGGATGAGCCGCACGTGCTGCTAATTGCTCTGGAAAATGAATCATCAAAGCATCGCAGGCCAGGCCGAGCGCCATCGGCAACATCACGCGGAAGGTGAAACCATACAGATGCTGATGCGACACCGACCCCACCAGGCGACAATCGTGCAGATCCTCGCCCCACAACGCCGCCAGCCAGACGATTTCTTCATCCAGCGCACACAGCGTTTTGAAGATTTGTGTCGGTTCGCCCGTTGACCCCGAGGTAAAGAACACCACGCCCGCATCATCGGGAACCGGTTCAAACGACGTCAATGCGGGATAATCCAACGTTTGTGGATTGAGCACCGGGCAGTCGAGGTTTAGCGGTACATCGCTAATCACGCCACAAAAATGACGCTGCTGTTCACGCAGTTGGGCTTCGCGACTGTGGCCTGGTAAAACCGGCGTTTTACCGGCATGCAGCGTCGCTAAAAGTGCGGCAATAAAGTCATAACTGTTGTCAAAACAGAGCGCCCAGCGCTTGCCCGGCTGGCAATGCAGCCAGCGGTAAATACGCTGTACGTCTTTCATTAAATCGGTTTGCGTGAAGCATTGTTCCCCGGCAAACGCCACCACATGCTGCGGATGACGGTCGCCACTCAACCACTTCGCCAGCGCCAACGGACTATTCATAGCGACGTTTCACCCGCAGTCGTATCAGCCATTCGCCCGCAAATAACAGCCCCATCAGCAGGTAACTTGCCATTCCATTCCACAGAGTCCACCAATGAACGTTTCCCGCAAGGCACGTCCACAATGAAACGCTGCCGTTAAAAATAAAGAAAATGCACCAGACTTGAGTGACCCGGCGAGTGTAACGGACCCCTTCAGGAGGAAGATCCCCTTCGCGCCAGCGTGCCAGGCGTTCAATAAGCGACATCCGCGTAAACAGGGATGAACCAAACAATGCCAGCATTACCGCATTGACGACCACCGGATACCACAGCAGCAGTTGGGCTTCTCGCATCCAGATGCTGGCAATAGTGAGCACCGTGCCCGCCAGCGCCAGCCCTTTAAACGCTTGGCTTAGGGCGCCGGTTTTTCCACGCAGCGCGCATAAGCGCAGGACAAAGCACAGCGCCAGACACGGCAATAAAATGCGTAATTTTGGATATGAGATAGCTAACCAGACGGCAAAGGGCCAACCTATTACGGCTAGCCCTCCAGCGATACTCAGTGCTTGTTTTGCCCGCACGCGTTAAGACTCGCTATGCAAACGCTCAACCGCGTCCACAACATCCTGCACTGTGCGTACTGATTTAAAATCTTCCGGTTTAATTTTTTTACCGCTGCGCTTTTGTAGATGCACAACCATATCTACCGCATCAATACTATCCAGATCCAAATCTTCGTAGAGACGAGATTGCGGGGTAATGTTTTCAGGAGAGAGTTCAAATAACTTAACCAGTAACCCGGTGACTTCCTGATAAATATCTTCTTTATTCATAGCGTACTCGTGGTTTCAATCAGGCGCTGTGCGCAGGGTTTTGACTTTTAATAAATGTGGCAAGACTCGCGACGGAATAAAAATGTTCGCGCATCGCTTCGTTTTCAGCGGATAACACCACACCATATCGTTTTTTTACCGCCAGCCCTAATTCCAGTGCATCAATGGAATCAAGGCCCAGGCCGTCATTACCAAATAACGCGGCCTCACTTTCAATCTCATCAACGCTTATCTCTTCCAGATTCAACGTGTCGATAATGAGTTGTTTAATATCGGTCTCTAAAGATTCCATATAATCATCCGAGTCTTAACGAGAATCAGGAACCAGTTCCTGACATAAATATTGGCTTAGACGACGCGCCGCTAACGCAGGGGCATCGTCAAGATTTTCCATAAAGCACCGGCTGTCGATCCGCTGTTTGACACTGACGGTAATCATCGGCTTACGCTTGGGTATCTGATACCAACGGCTGTGTTTGTCCAGATAACGCTGGTCGCAGTGAATATGCACCAGACGTAATTCGCACCCGCTGCGTACCGCAATATTGGCCGCACCGCGCTGGATAACCAACGGCTCGCCCGGACGCGTGCGCGTACCTTCCGGGAAGATCAGAATCGCCTCCCCCGCCACCATGCGTTTCTGGCTTTCAGGAAGTAACGTTTCCCCCTGACTGTTGATCAGGTAATCCGCTGCGCGTATCACACCGCGAAAACAGGGATTTTTCACCAGACTGGCTTTCACCAGGCAGCCAATATGTGGCGCCTGAGAAGCAATAAACACATAGTCGAGTAACGTCGGGTGATTGGCAACAATCAAACAACCCCGGTCGTTGTGTAGTTGTTCGCAATTCTCAAAGCGGTAATCGAACACACCAAGGCCGCGTCCGATGCGTAAAAATAATCGGAAACTGGCGGAAATGCTACGGCGAGCAATTTCACGGCGTTTGCCATTATCGCGCACAAATAATAACAGTAAATTAAACCAAACCAGCGAAAGCACCAGGCCGCCGCTGCCAAACAAGACAAATAACCCGCCGGTCATGAGTACTCGCCAGCCCCATTTCAAGCGCGCCCACATTAATGGCGGCTCCAGCACCATTGAAGGCGCTCACCAGCAAGGGTGAAAGTGGGGTTATCACTCAACCATCCGTGCAAAAATGCCAGCCCCTGCGGTAAACCGCGATCTTCGGTGACCTCGCAAGGCTTGGTTTCACACTGCATTTGCTGGCCACTTTCCAGCAATAGCGCGACGGCAAAGGGCATATTCAGCGTTTTAACCGCGAGATGCGGGTGATAAAACTCAGGTATCAGACCATCGAAATCCACCAGCAGCACGCGTTGATATCCCGCATGGTGCAGCGAAGTCACTTCTATTAAAGCCTGCGCAAAGGAGTCATATCCGGCTGAAACAGAAGATGACACCAGCGCTTGTTTCGCCGCGATAGTGGCATTGCCTACCGCCGAGTTATGTACCGACATGGCAAAATCGGTGGGCGACAGACTTTCTTGTTCAGCAAGCGCCGTCAAAATTCGGAAATTTCGCTCCAGTTCGCCGTGACGGCTGGCGAAAACCAGCGCATCCACTGACTGCCGGGACAATATCGCCAGCGCACAGTCAACGGCGAGGCGGCTACCTGAAGCCAGACGACGCGCGGTCATCATCGGCAAATGGCGGCTTTTACCTGGCGGTGCTGAAACATCAATAGCGGCGGCGGTTTTACCCCATGCCAACCAGTCCTCGGTTTCAGATAAACCGGGGGCATTTGCTTGCCAGTCGACAATGTTAAACGCTAACTTCATGTTCAGTACCATTATTGATTCACGACGCCGCGTCAGATATATCTTTTCGGATTCATCCCGACCATAAAAAAAATCTTAATTTAACGAGGTTTTTGTTAACCCGCCTATTTTTTACGCGTACAGGTCCACTGACGGCGGGGAATAGTAACAAAAAAGGGCGTGAAAGAAATATTCATACAACGATTCCGTTAGCACAAGAACGTCCACCAACGGAATCATTGTATTGGCCTGATATCCTCAGGCAAAAAGTTCTAGCGATAAGTGACTTCCAGCACGGCCAAATTGCGTTGCGCATTAAGGTAATGAATTTTGGTCGAAAGCGGAGCGTCACTTTGTGGTGTGTAGTTATTCAATTTATTGAGGGCAACCGTTCTCACTACCCTCTTTCCGTTTTCTGAACAGGTCAATTCCGTCGATTGTTGTTGTTGAGCAAAGTTACAGGGAGACTCAACGATTGCGCCACGAAAATGAATAACACCATCGCTGGCTTGTGCATTAACCAGAGGGAAAAAGAGAACTAACATGAGCGAAATGATTGGACGTTTTAAGCTTAATGTTTTCACGATAAATATTCCTCAACAACAGAA
The nucleotide sequence above comes from Buttiauxella selenatireducens. Encoded proteins:
- a CDS encoding phosphopantetheine-binding protein; its protein translation is MESLETDIKQLIIDTLNLEEISVDEIESEAALFGNDGLGLDSIDALELGLAVKKRYGVVLSAENEAMREHFYSVASLATFIKSQNPAHSA
- a CDS encoding glycosyltransferase family 2 protein, encoding MSVTEESVTSASVTATAFRPCVVIPCYNHGATMAAVLARLQPFGLPCIIVDDGSESATKQQLAQLTGVTLIQLEKNQGKGEAVVTGLKAAAQTGFSHALQLDADGQHCIEDVPRFLAEAQAYPESLISGMPEYDESVPKARLYGRYVTHVWVWIETLSLSLKDSMCGFRVYPLAATLAAIAKHPPGKRMDFDTEIMVRLYWAGTDSRFLPTRVIYPQDGVSHFDALHDNLRISWMHTRLFFGMLPRIPALLARRRQRTHWAQIPERKGLAGMRLMLNIYQRLGRRAFNVLLYPVVAWMWVTGSTQRKASQQWLERVRLQAERQHMTLPKGLNSYRHFLRFGDAMLNKIAAWRGDIVWGRDIEFAPGSREVLQPQAGQGKLILAAHLGDIEASRALAQVEAGLIINALVFTDHAQRFRQIIEEIAPQAAVNLLPVSHIGPQTAMLLQDKLDAGEWVAIVGDRIAVNSQRGGERRVCWSTFMGSPAPFPQGPFILAAALRCPVILMMVLREQGKLRIHAENFADPLLLPRATRSQALQAIIDQYAQRLEVYALRSPLDWFNFYDFWQLPPEKESGC
- a CDS encoding ApeI family dehydratase — encoded protein: MKPVELQRSQPEVGKLCLRLAVPATLGWFAGHFPTQPILPGVAQLDWVMAYGAELAPEMRFSSIDNVKFQCPIVPQTELELNLQWDAARSVLSFSYTLLTEQGGVPASSGKIKLCL
- a CDS encoding beta-ketoacyl synthase chain length factor, coding for MKLAFNIVDWQANAPGLSETEDWLAWGKTAAAIDVSAPPGKSRHLPMMTARRLASGSRLAVDCALAILSRQSVDALVFASRHGELERNFRILTALAEQESLSPTDFAMSVHNSAVGNATIAAKQALVSSSVSAGYDSFAQALIEVTSLHHAGYQRVLLVDFDGLIPEFYHPHLAVKTLNMPFAVALLLESGQQMQCETKPCEVTEDRGLPQGLAFLHGWLSDNPTFTLAGERLQWCWSRH
- a CDS encoding MMPL family transporter, whose protein sequence is MKSSSASLSDVHRRLAWGWLAIVTLLVVLLATLLPRARLDSSVLSLLPASSLGNVPPQIENGFLQRLDRQMMWMVSPGNTPDTAAAQWWQSQLQQQPFLQDVQGPMDASSQQEWGKFYFENRNGLVDNQTRSRLQNGGEAQAQWVLSQLYSAFSGVSGKELAHDPLMLVRGSQLALQQTASQMRLQNGWLVARDKQGRYWYLLHGELTGSSFDMQQGRAAVEQLRALEQNLKQQFPQAQVMSRGTLFYSDYASQQAKHDVSTLGLATVIGVLLLVLLVFRSVRPLLLCATSVAIGALAGTAITLLCFGELHLMTLVMSMSIVGVSADYTLYYLTERMVHGAQNSPIASLRKVLPALLLALATTAIAYLIMIFAPFPGIRQLAVFAASGLIASCLTVVCWYPFAVRGLPVRPVPCSTLLKGWLNAWQNNKAVRFGIPLALLVISLVGIASLKVNDDIASFQALPQDLVREEQAITALTGQGMDQKWFVVYGDTAEQTLQRLEKLAPVLAGAQKSQLIDSYRLIPLASLEQQQADLQLLREAAPILQKRLAESGVTITAPNLQQMPVTPELWQKSVISSGWRLLWLSLPDGKSGALVPVSGVRDSAALATLAAKLPGVSWVDRKVMFNELFSHFRSLLAGLLVIAVAAIALSYVLRLGLKRGLLNVVPSLLSLGGGLAALAFSGHALNLFSLLALVLVLGIGINYTLFFSNPRGTPLTSLLAISVALLTTLFTLGMLVFSQTQAIASFGIVLSCGIFCAFLTAPLALPPSTQGEGAR
- a CDS encoding lysophospholipid acyltransferase family protein codes for the protein MWARLKWGWRVLMTGGLFVLFGSGGLVLSLVWFNLLLLFVRDNGKRREIARRSISASFRLFLRIGRGLGVFDYRFENCEQLHNDRGCLIVANHPTLLDYVFIASQAPHIGCLVKASLVKNPCFRGVIRAADYLINSQGETLLPESQKRMVAGEAILIFPEGTRTRPGEPLVIQRGAANIAVRSGCELRLVHIHCDQRYLDKHSRWYQIPKRKPMITVSVKQRIDSRCFMENLDDAPALAARRLSQYLCQELVPDSR
- a CDS encoding LolA family protein is translated as MNKILLMALLFISYTASAITLDDVQRSFASQPIVRAKFQQERQISGMAQPLHSSGEVLIAKSKGLWWQQQHPFPMTLVLDDSHMVQVMGSQAPQIITADSNPQMFQFNHLLRALFQADRKVLDENFSHVFTDQGNGKWQLVLTPTTTPLDKLFSTITLQGDKVLNRIELNDLQGDFTEISFSNHRLDPRKLTHEEQQRFAF
- a CDS encoding acyl carrier protein, with the translated sequence MNKEDIYQEVTGLLVKLFELSPENITPQSRLYEDLDLDSIDAVDMVVHLQKRSGKKIKPEDFKSVRTVQDVVDAVERLHSES
- a CDS encoding AMP-binding protein codes for the protein MNSPLALAKWLSGDRHPQHVVAFAGEQCFTQTDLMKDVQRIYRWLHCQPGKRWALCFDNSYDFIAALLATLHAGKTPVLPGHSREAQLREQQRHFCGVISDVPLNLDCPVLNPQTLDYPALTSFEPVPDDAGVVFFTSGSTGEPTQIFKTLCALDEEIVWLAALWGEDLHDCRLVGSVSHQHLYGFTFRVMLPMALGLACDALMIHFPEQLAARAAHPLLFISSPAFLKRLDINLAAPVFKRVISAAGKLDDDTAQQALAWLKTPVSEIYGTTETGVLAWREHDKPDPEWQAFPAVQFTPQGDGWRVASPLIHQGHVQLDDILEFTAQRRFRLIGRRDRIVKIEEKRISLSEIERRLMALPGIEDAAVVPVTRGKRIALGAVVVAPKADATSKQQWREALSAWLEPLAIPRFWRVVERIPLNSQSKRAWAQLQELFDETR
- a CDS encoding COG4648 family protein, with amino-acid sequence MRAKQALSIAGGLAVIGWPFAVWLAISYPKLRILLPCLALCFVLRLCALRGKTGALSQAFKGLALAGTVLTIASIWMREAQLLLWYPVVVNAVMLALFGSSLFTRMSLIERLARWREGDLPPEGVRYTRRVTQVWCIFFIFNGSVSLWTCLAGNVHWWTLWNGMASYLLMGLLFAGEWLIRLRVKRRYE
- a CDS encoding acyl-CoA thioesterase, producing the protein MLNDPRFSVEVSIKVPFHDVDAMGVVWHGNYFRYFEVAREALLGQFDYGYRAMQESGYVWPVVDTRVKYRDVVKFEQQILVRATILEYENRLKIGYEIIDAQNGKRTTTGYTIQVAVSATSGELCFVSPPILFERMGLSNE